The following proteins are encoded in a genomic region of Chiloscyllium plagiosum isolate BGI_BamShark_2017 unplaced genomic scaffold, ASM401019v2 scaf_2979, whole genome shotgun sequence:
- the LOC122547344 gene encoding histone H2A-like produces the protein MWAECSIPCESACEFVTMSGRGKGGGKARAKAKSRSSRAGLQFPVGRVHRLLRKGNYAERVGAGAPVYLAAVLEYLTAEILELAGNAARDNKKTRIIPRHLQLAVRNDEELNKLLGGVTIAQGGVLPNIQAVLLPKKSAAAGAAKK, from the coding sequence ATGTGGGCGGAGTGCAGCATTCCCTGTGAAAGTGCTTGTGAGTTTGTGACCATGTCCGGAAGAGGAAAGGGCGGTGGGAAAGCTCGCGCCAAGGCAAAGTCTCGGTCGTCCCGGGCTGGCCTGCAGTTCCCGGTGGGCCGTGTTCACAGGCTCCTGAGAAAGGGTAACTATGCTGAGCGTGTGGGTGCCGGAGCGCCGGTCTATCTGGCTGCGGTGCTGGAGTATCTGACGGCTGAAATCCTGGAGCTGGCCGGCAACGCGGCCCGGGACAACAAGAAGACCCGCATCATCCCCAGGCATCTACAGCTGGCCGTGCGCAACGACGAGGAGCTCAACAAGCTGCTGGGAGGGGTGACCATCGCTCAGGGCGGGGTGCTGCCTAATATCCAGGCCGTGTTGCTGCCCAAGAAATCCGCCGCAGCGGGAGCCGCTAAAAAGTGA